The Mycobacterium avium subsp. avium genomic sequence TATCTGCGGGCCCAGCTGGACGGAGAGTTCTCTCGCCCGCTGATAGCCACGCTGGACGGGGTGGACCGCGCGTATCTCGAATTGTACCGGGCGGCAAAGGATTCCATCGCCACTCGATATGAGCACCACCCGCATGATCTGGGGTTGCACGTCGCGGTGGCGGATCTGGACCACATCGAGCGCGGCCACGTCAGCTATCTGCTGCCGCATCTGGTGGTCAGCCTGTTTTCGCTCGATCCGCGCTGCCGGCGGATCATGTTCGATCCCGACCACCGTAATGTGTTGGCGCGCAGGTTCTGTGAACGTGGCGGGTGCACGTTTCTCGGCGAGCATGACATGGCGAACCGGCGCATGGCGCTCTACGTGCTGCCACGGACCCCCGACGACGTGCCCCGGCGCCGCGACGCCTGACGGCGCGCGCTCACACCAACTGGGCCAGCTGCTGTCCGATGAACGCCGCCGCCCCACCGAGCACGACGCTGACCACGATGTTGGCCAGCGCCGCGCGCAGCTGACGCTCCTCGCCCAGGCGCTGCGTCTCCAGCATCCAGGTCGAAAAGGTGGTGTAGGCGCCGACGAACGCGGTGCCGGCCAACAGCGCCGCCTCCCTGCTCAGCGCCAGGCCACCCAGGAAGCCGAGAAGCGCTGCGCCGCTGAGGTTCACGACGAGGGTGCCGAGCGGAAACGGCCGCGATGCCCGGCGCGCCACCGCACCGTCGACGACGAACCGCAGCACCGATCCGACGCCGCCGATGAGCGCGACGCCGACCCAGACCGCGACCGTCGCCATCGGCGCACCCGGACCCGGCGCACCAGTTTGGTGGCCAGGTGCACGGCCAACAACCCGGCCGCGATGCTGGTCAGGGTGTAGCCGGCCGCCAGGCCCCAGTGGTGGTGTTCGAGCATGGTCAGCGTCTCGACCTGCATCGTGGAGAACGTGGTGAGTCCGCCACAGAATCCGGTGCCCAGCAGCGGGCGCCGGTAGCTCGACGTCGGCAATCGCTCCAGCAACCGGGTGGTGAAGTAACCCACCAGGAAGGCGCCGACGATGTTGACCGTGAACGTCGGCCACGGCCAGCTCGCCGGGTCGCCCGCCGCCAGCGCGCTCAGCGCGGCGCGGGCCAGCGAACCCAGCGCCCCGCCGGCGAACACCGCGGCCAACTCGCGGTAGTCGTGTTGCGCCACTGGCGTGAATTCCCTTCGTTCGCCGCTGCGCTATGCAGCGTATGGGGGCTCGCAACACCGGCGCCGCCGGGGCGACACGGAGACGGGCAGAATTGGAAATCATGGTGGCCAACTCTCGCGCCGGTCAGCCGGCCCAACCCGAAGACCTTGTCGACCTGCCCCACCTGGTGACGGCCTATTACTCGATTCAGCCCGATCCCGGCGACGTCGCCCAGCAGGTGGCGTTCGGCACGTCGGGTCATCGAGGTTCGGCGCTGGCCGGGGCGTTCAACGAGGCGCACATCCTGGCGATCACCCAGGCCATCGTCGAGTACCGCGCCGCGCACGGCATTTCCGGCCCGTTGTTCATCGGCCGGGACACGCACGGCCTGTCGGAGCCGGCCTGGGTATCGGCGCTGGAGGTGCTGGCCGCGAACGACGTCGTCGCCATGATCGACTCCCGCGACCGCTATACGCCCACCCCGGCGGTCAGCCACGCCATCCTGAGCTACAACCGCGGCCGCACCGAGGCGCTGGCCGACGGCATCGTCGTCACGCCCTCGCACAACCCGCCCTCGGATGGCGGCTTCAAATACAACCCGCCCAACGGCGGGCCCGCCGACTCGGACGTCACCAACGCAATTGCCAAGCGCGCCAACGAGATTCTGCGCGACGGCGCCGGCGTCAAGCGGGTGCCGCTGGCCCGGGCCCGGCGGGCCGCGCAACGCCACGACTACCTCGGCAACTACGTGGACGACCTGCCCAACGTGGTCGACATCGACGCCATCCGGTCGGCCGGCGTGCGGATCGGCGCCGACCCGCTGGGCGGGGCGAGCGTGGACTACTGGGGCGAGATCGCCGAGCGGCACAACCTGGACCTGACCGTGGTCAATCCGCTGGTCGACGCGACGTGGCGGTTCATGACGCTCGACCACGACGGCAAGATCCGGATGGACTGCAGCTCGCCGGATGCGATGGCGGGCCTGATCCGGACGGTGACCGCCGACCCCGGCCGCTTCCAGATCGCCACCGGCAACGACGCCGACTCCGACCGGCACGGCATCGTCACCCCCGACGGGGGCCTGCTGAACCCGAACCACTACCTGGCCGTGGCCATCGAATACCTCTACACCCAGCGGCCGTCCTGGCCGGGCGGCATCGCCGTCGGCAAGACCGCGGTGAGCTCGTCGATGATCGACCGGGTGGTGGCCGGCCTCGGCCGCAAGCTGATCGAAGTGCCCGT encodes the following:
- a CDS encoding GNAT family N-acetyltransferase; this encodes MSGVEPILPRELTDLPEAIRGVPAPPVPALPQPYGLRVVDPDADAETVCEWMSRPHLVQAWESNWPLARWRRYLRAQLDGEFSRPLIATLDGVDRAYLELYRAAKDSIATRYEHHPHDLGLHVAVADLDHIERGHVSYLLPHLVVSLFSLDPRCRRIMFDPDHRNVLARRFCERGGCTFLGEHDMANRRMALYVLPRTPDDVPRRRDA
- the crcB gene encoding fluoride efflux transporter CrcB; its protein translation is MATVAVWVGVALIGGVGSVLRFVVDGAVARRASRPFPLGTLVVNLSGAALLGFLGGLALSREAALLAGTAFVGAYTTFSTWMLETQRLGEERQLRAALANIVVSVVLGGAAAFIGQQLAQLV
- the pgm gene encoding phosphoglucomutase (alpha-D-glucose-1,6-bisphosphate-dependent), translating into MVANSRAGQPAQPEDLVDLPHLVTAYYSIQPDPGDVAQQVAFGTSGHRGSALAGAFNEAHILAITQAIVEYRAAHGISGPLFIGRDTHGLSEPAWVSALEVLAANDVVAMIDSRDRYTPTPAVSHAILSYNRGRTEALADGIVVTPSHNPPSDGGFKYNPPNGGPADSDVTNAIAKRANEILRDGAGVKRVPLARARRAAQRHDYLGNYVDDLPNVVDIDAIRSAGVRIGADPLGGASVDYWGEIAERHNLDLTVVNPLVDATWRFMTLDHDGKIRMDCSSPDAMAGLIRTVTADPGRFQIATGNDADSDRHGIVTPDGGLLNPNHYLAVAIEYLYTQRPSWPGGIAVGKTAVSSSMIDRVVAGLGRKLIEVPVGFKWFVDGLIGGTLGFGGEESAGASFLRRDGSVWTTDKDGIILALLASEILAVTGSTPSQRYQRLTAQYGTPCYARVDAPADRDQKARLSKLSAEQVTATELAGEPITAKLTAAPGNGAPLGGLKVTTANAWFAARPSGTEDVYKIYAESFNGPQHLAEVQETAREVVNKVIG